In Equus quagga isolate Etosha38 chromosome 14, UCLA_HA_Equagga_1.0, whole genome shotgun sequence, one DNA window encodes the following:
- the LOC124252009 gene encoding olfactory receptor 52K1-like, with amino-acid sequence MITMILSNNSQLFPHIFFLTGIPGLSAAHIWISLPFCFMFILAVTGNSVLLFLIWTEQSLHQPMFFFLAMLSFVDLVLSLSTLPKMLAIFWFGITANSSHSFLFQMLFIHAFSAMESGVLVAMALDRFVAICNPLRYGIILTPVVVAKIGGLVVLRGVGLTISFPSLAHQLPYCGSHMIAYTYCEHMAVVKLVCGATTMDNLYAFAVAIFLGVGDVSFIAYSYGQIVRTMIHFLSPEARAKAGSTCMAHICVILFFYGPGFLSVAMQRFGPHTASAAKVILANLYLLFPPALDPIVYGIKTKQIRE; translated from the coding sequence atgatcaccatgattcTTTCCAATAATTCACAACTCTTCccacatattttcttcttgacTGGCATCCCAGGACTGAGTGCTGCCCACATTTGGATTTCACTTCCTTTTTGCTTCATGTTCATCCTGGCAGTGACTGGGAATAGTGTCCTGCTTTTTCTCATCTGGACAGAACAAAGCCTTCACCAgcctatgtttttttttcttgccatgcTCTCCTTTGTTGACTtggttctctccctctccactctgCCCAAGATGCTGGCCATTTTCTGGTTTGGCATCACAGCCAACAGCTcccactcttttcttttccagatgcTCTTCATCCATGCATTCTCAGCCATGGAGTCAGGAGTGCTGGTGGCCATGGCCCTGGACCGCTTTGTGGCCATTTGTAACCCACTGCGTTATGGAATCATTCTTACTCCCGTTGTTGTTGCCAAGATTGGAGGCCTGGTGGTGCTGCGAGGTGTCGGGTTGACCATCTCCTTTCCAAGCCTGGCCCATCAGCTGCCCTACTGTGGCTCCCACATGATTGCCTATACCTACTGTGAGCATATGGCAGTGGTGAAACTGGTCTGTGGGGCCACCACCATGGATAACCTCTATGCCTTTGCTGTGGCAATCTTTCTTGGTGTAGGGGATGTGTCCTTTATTGCTTACTCCTATGGGCAGATTGTGAGGACTATGATTCATTTCCTTTCACCTGAGGCACGTGCTAAAGCAGGCAGCACCTGCATGGCTCATATCTGTGTCATCCTCTTCTTCTATGGACCAGGCTTTCTTTCTGTAGCCATGCAGCGCTTTGGCCCACACACAGCCTCTGCTGCCAAGGTCATCCTTGCCAATCTCTACTTGCTCTTTCCCCCAGCACTGGACCCCATTGTCTATGGGATTAAGACAAAGCAGATCCGGGAGTGA